The genomic interval ACTCGATAAACCGCACTTCAATTTGCTTGTCGCGTGTAAGGGATACGAAGTCGGCAAGCTCGTTCTCATTGAAGTTTTTCATCACCACGCAATTGACCTTTACTGGTGCGTAGCCATATTCAAGGGCTAGGTCAATGGCCTGCATGACCAGGTCAAAGCCTTTCCTCCGGGTGATGAACTCAAACTTTTTAGGATTCAGCGTATCCAGGCTGATGTTCATCAAATTGATGCCTGCTGCGTGCATCATTTTAATTTTCTTGGGGACGAGCAAGCCATTGGTCGTAATGGCAAAGGTCTCAATACCTTCAATTTTCCCGAGCCTGGCAAGCAACTTGTCGACATCCTTTCTAACAAGGGGCTCACCACCGGTAAGCCGGATTTTGTTTACGCCGGCTGCAGCAAAAAGCCGGACAAGCCGCTCGATTTCCTCGAACGTCATGATGTGATCTTGTGGCTGCAGTTGTACCCCTTCTTCCGGCATACAATACTGGCACCTGAGATTACAGCGTTCTGTGAGCGAAATACGCAGGTAGCTGTGAAAACGGCCAAAGGTGTCTGTAAGTATTTCTGACATCCTGAATTACGTATCCAACGTTTAGCAAAAAAGGCGAACGGAGTGCCCGAAAGTTGTCGGGGGAAGCACAAGGATCCGGCTGATGAGACCGCGCCATAAAAGTTGCGTTACGGCAATTCCTAATATACATCATAGGTGTTAGTGCTGCATGTCAGCGAGCCTTACACGGGCTTGCTCAAGAAGCGTGGTCGCCTGCGATCCTGACACCTTGCTGATGTCGTCGCGATATTTCAGGAGTGTACCCAGCGTATCGTCAACAACCTCAGCGTTCAGTTCATTTTGTCCAAGGAGCATGAGTGCACGGGACCAGTCGATGGTTTCAGCAACGCCTGGCTGTTTATACAAATCAGTTGTACGAAGTTCGTGTAAGAAAGCCACAACTTGTTTCGCAAGGCTCTCGGCAAGCCCCGGGACCCGTGTGCGGATAATGGCGAGCTCCTTTTCGAATGCAGGATAATCAACCCAATGGTACAGACACCGGCGTTTCAGCGCATCATGTATTTCACGGGTTCGGTTTGAGGTGATAACTACGTGCGGGGGGATGGTTGCTTTGATGGTCCCTATTTCTGGTATGGTGATCTGGAAGTCAGAGAGGAGTTCAAGCAGGAACGCCTCAAATTCTTCATCAGCCCGGTCGAGTTCATCGATCAGTAGCACGATGGGCACTTCCTTTGTGCCAGCTTCAAGTGCATTCAAGAGGGGGCGTTTGATCAGGTAGGACTCCCCAAAGATCTCTTGCTGGATAACGGAGCGATCCTGGCCCTGCTCTGCTTCGAGCATACGGATTTGCAGGATCTGACGGGCGTAATTCCATTCGTATACTGCAGTGTTTACATCCAGTCCCTCGTAACACTGTAGCCTGATGAGTTGTCCGCCCAGCATGGTTGCCAGCACTTTGGCAACTTCGGTTTTGCCGACGCCGGCTTCTCCCTCAAGAAAAAGCGGGCGCTGCATGTTCAGGGCCAGAAACAGTGCGGTCGCGAGGCTACGGTCTGCAATATAATCGTGGGCACGCAACCCTTCCTGAACAGCTTCGATGCTGGCGTACGGCATAGTGTGACTACTGAAGGTGGAAAAACAACAAATATCTCCGGGAATAACGACCCAAGTATAAACTTCGTTGCATGTTGGTGGCCCAAGATGTCTTCAGCTTACAAACAGATCATTAAGCCCAAAGATATTTGTCTACTAACCAGTATGGCAGCATTATCCGCGAGCTTGTTTTGCCGCAGCCATAATTGCACGGCGAGCCATTACACCACACAAATGTGCGCGGTATGCGGCGCTGCCACTGAGGTCGCTCAGCATATCATCTTCATCCGGTTTATGCTGACAGGCTGCTGCAATGCTTTCGCCGTCCAGTGCCGTGCCTTTAAGCGCATCTTCCATAGCTGTTGCCCGGAAGGCGCAGGGTGCAGCACCTGTAATGCCAATGCGAGCATCAACGCAGCGGCTGCCATCCATAGTGATGTGTGCTGCAACGCCGACAACTGCAAAGCGGGATGCCGGATTGGGAAACTTGGCATATGCCGTACCACTGCTTGCGCCGCCGGCAGGGAAGGAGACGCGGGTAATGATTTCTGCATCGTCCAGGGCAGTGTCAAACATACCCGTGAAAAAGTCATCTGCGGAAATATTGCGCGCACCATTGGGGCCATGCACGGCAATTGTTGCATTTAGCGCGAGTACAATCGCCGGATAATCAGCGGCCGGGTCGGCATGGGCAAGGCTGCCGCCGATGGTGCCTTTGTTACGCACCTGCGGATCGCCAATACCCGACGCCGTCTCTGCTACAGCCGAACAGTGTTGCTTCACTATATCCGACATCTCAACGGAGCGGTGCGTGGCCATTGCACCAATGTGTACCTGATTGCCAGAGGCTTCAATGCCATCAAGCCCAGAAATCCCACTGAGATCAACAAGCATGGTTGGTGCATTGAGGCGGAGCTTCATTGTGGGAATGAGGCTGTGTCCACCTGCCAGCAACTTGGCTTCGTCTCCGTGGGACTGTAATTGCGCAACTGCTTCTTCTATGGAGCCGGCGCGCTGGTATTCAAATGAATTGGGAGTCATAATATGGGATAAGAAATTTGGTCTTTGCTGGAAAAAGGAAATCACACGGGTTGGTTATGACTTCCCGTTTTGCAGAGCCTGCCAGACACGCTCTGGTGTCATTGGCATGTCGAGGTCGCGAATGCCGTGGCTGTAGAGCGCGTCGATCACAGCGTTGGCAACACAGGCGGTTGCTGCGATAGCGCCGGCTTCCCCAACGCCCTTGGCACCCAGTGGATTGTGCGGGCAAGGCGTAACGGTCCGGTCTGTTTCAAACTGCGGGAAATTATCTGCTTTAGGCAGGTTGTAATCCATAAATGAACCGGTGACCAACTGGCCGGCGTCGTCGTAGTGCGCGCCTTCAAAGAGGGCCTGGCCGATGCCTTGCGCAAGGCCACCGTGTACCTGGCCGTCTACAATCATCGGGTTGATGACGTTACCCACATCATCCACACAAACATATCGGAGGAGGTCAACTTTGCCCGTTTCGGGGTCGATCTCAACCACCGAAATGTGCGAGCCGAAGGGGAAGGTGAAGTTGACCGGATCGTAAAATCCGTTTTCTTCGAGCCCCGGTTCAAGGCCTTCCGGATAATCGTGGGGGATGTAGGCGGTTAGCGCAACATCACCAAAAGAAACGGAGCGGTCTGTACCTTTTACAGTGAAATTACCGTCTGAAAAGTCCAGGTCGTCTTCTGAGGCTTCCAGCTTGTGGGCAGCTATTTTACGGGCTTTGGCTTTTACTTTGTCGAGTGCTTTTACGATAGCGCTGCCACCCACTGCAAGGCTACGCGAGCCGTAGGTGCCCATCCCAAACGGAATCTGCGCTGTGTCGCCGTGTACCACTTCGACGTCGCCCATATCTACCCCTAACTCAGAAGCCACAATTTGGGCGAACGTCGTTTCGTGGCCCTGGCCGTGTGAATGGGATCCGGTGTACACCTGTACCTTTCCAGTAGGATGAACCCGAATCGAGGCACTTTCATAGAGGCCGGCGCGGCCACCGAGTAAGCCTACAACTTTGGAGGGTGCAATACCGCAAGCTTCAATAAAAGCGGAGAAGCCAATGCCAAGCAGCCGGCCTTCAGCCCGCGCTTTTTTCTGTTCTTCACGGAGTGCTTTATAATCAATGATTTCAAGCGACTTATCCAGCGCACCTTCATAGTTGCCGCTGTCATATTGAAGGGCAACCGGGGTGTCGTAAGGGAAGGCGTCGGGGGGAATGAAATTCTGCCGGCGGAGTTCTGCCGGATCTCTACCCATTTCGTGCGCAGCGAGGTCTACCAGCCGTTCTACAAGATAGGTTGCTTCGGGGCGGCCAGCGCCGCGGTAGGCGTCTACCGGCACGGTGTGCGTCATCACTCCCAGTACATTCACATAGATGTTGGGGGTCCGATACTGGCCGGCGAGCAACGTGCCGTAGAGGTATGTTGGTACGGCGCCTGAGAAAGTCGAGAGGTAGGCGCCAAGGTTGGCGAGGGTCTTCACGCGCAGGGCAACCATGTTGCCGTCTGCATCAAACGCCATTTCAGCATCGGACTGGTGGTCGCGGCCATGGGCGTCTGTGATAAAGCTTTCGCTTCTTACAGCGGTCCATTTAACGGGCCGGCCGATTTTTCTGGTTGTCCATGCGCAAATGGCTTCTTCCGGGTAATGGAAAATCTTGCTACCAAATCCACCCCCAACATCAGGCGAAACCACGCGCACTTTGTGCTCTGGCAGACCGAGGACGAACGCACACATCAACAGGCGGATGAGGTGAGGGTTTTGAGAACTGGTGTAAAGCGTGAGCTCGTCGCGTGCACTGTTGTAGTCACCTATGGCAGAACGCGGTTCAATGGCATTGGCCACCAGGCGCTGGTTTTTGAAACTCAGGCTGGTCACGTGGTGCGCGCTTGCTATCGCTGCATCGGTTGCTTCTTTGTCGCCTAATTCCCAGTTAAACGACGTGTTGTTGGGTGCGCCGTCGTGTACTTGCGGTGCATCGCTTTTGAGTGCTGCAGAAGAATCTGTAACAGCCGGCAGGACGCCGTAATCAACAAACACATGCTCGGCTGCTTCAATTGCCTGGGCTTTGGTTTCTGCAATCAGGACTGCAATGCTGTCTCCTACATGCCGCGCTTTGTCGGGCGCAAGCGGGTAGTGGGGGGGCTCCTTCTGATCCTCGCCAATCGCCCAGCCATTGGGTAGCGACAGCACGCCGTCGTCTACCATATCTTTGCCTGTGAAAAATGCCACCACACCCGGCATTTTCATGGCTTCGCTGGCATCAATCGAATTGATGGTGGCGTGTGCATGTGGGCTGCGTATGATATACGCGTATGTCATCTTTGGCAGTACGAT from Bacteroidota bacterium carries:
- the moaA gene encoding GTP 3',8-cyclase MoaA, with translation MSEILTDTFGRFHSYLRISLTERCNLRCQYCMPEEGVQLQPQDHIMTFEEIERLVRLFAAAGVNKIRLTGGEPLVRKDVDKLLARLGKIEGIETFAITTNGLLVPKKIKMMHAAGINLMNISLDTLNPKKFEFITRRKGFDLVMQAIDLALEYGYAPVKVNCVVMKNFNENELADFVSLTRDKQIEVRFIEYMPFGGNGWNDTQFLSYKDMISIIEQEHPTLARCEDGPNDTSKTYKVPGYAGQVGFITSMSEQFCGSCNRLRLTADGNLKVCLFGNAEVSLRDAMRTGASDEELGTIIQAAVQRKKAAHAGMYNLKDMENRPMILIGG
- a CDS encoding MoxR family ATPase, whose amino-acid sequence is MPYASIEAVQEGLRAHDYIADRSLATALFLALNMQRPLFLEGEAGVGKTEVAKVLATMLGGQLIRLQCYEGLDVNTAVYEWNYARQILQIRMLEAEQGQDRSVIQQEIFGESYLIKRPLLNALEAGTKEVPIVLLIDELDRADEEFEAFLLELLSDFQITIPEIGTIKATIPPHVVITSNRTREIHDALKRRCLYHWVDYPAFEKELAIIRTRVPGLAESLAKQVVAFLHELRTTDLYKQPGVAETIDWSRALMLLGQNELNAEVVDDTLGTLLKYRDDISKVSGSQATTLLEQARVRLADMQH
- a CDS encoding xanthine dehydrogenase family protein subunit M is translated as MTPNSFEYQRAGSIEEAVAQLQSHGDEAKLLAGGHSLIPTMKLRLNAPTMLVDLSGISGLDGIEASGNQVHIGAMATHRSVEMSDIVKQHCSAVAETASGIGDPQVRNKGTIGGSLAHADPAADYPAIVLALNATIAVHGPNGARNISADDFFTGMFDTALDDAEIITRVSFPAGGASSGTAYAKFPNPASRFAVVGVAAHITMDGSRCVDARIGITGAAPCAFRATAMEDALKGTALDGESIAAACQHKPDEDDMLSDLSGSAAYRAHLCGVMARRAIMAAAKQARG
- a CDS encoding xanthine dehydrogenase family protein molybdopterin-binding subunit, with the protein product MLGYIGSAVKRVEDKRFVTGQGQYTDDIVLPKMTYAYIIRSPHAHATINSIDASEAMKMPGVVAFFTGKDMVDDGVLSLPNGWAIGEDQKEPPHYPLAPDKARHVGDSIAVLIAETKAQAIEAAEHVFVDYGVLPAVTDSSAALKSDAPQVHDGAPNNTSFNWELGDKEATDAAIASAHHVTSLSFKNQRLVANAIEPRSAIGDYNSARDELTLYTSSQNPHLIRLLMCAFVLGLPEHKVRVVSPDVGGGFGSKIFHYPEEAICAWTTRKIGRPVKWTAVRSESFITDAHGRDHQSDAEMAFDADGNMVALRVKTLANLGAYLSTFSGAVPTYLYGTLLAGQYRTPNIYVNVLGVMTHTVPVDAYRGAGRPEATYLVERLVDLAAHEMGRDPAELRRQNFIPPDAFPYDTPVALQYDSGNYEGALDKSLEIIDYKALREEQKKARAEGRLLGIGFSAFIEACGIAPSKVVGLLGGRAGLYESASIRVHPTGKVQVYTGSHSHGQGHETTFAQIVASELGVDMGDVEVVHGDTAQIPFGMGTYGSRSLAVGGSAIVKALDKVKAKARKIAAHKLEASEDDLDFSDGNFTVKGTDRSVSFGDVALTAYIPHDYPEGLEPGLEENGFYDPVNFTFPFGSHISVVEIDPETGKVDLLRYVCVDDVGNVINPMIVDGQVHGGLAQGIGQALFEGAHYDDAGQLVTGSFMDYNLPKADNFPQFETDRTVTPCPHNPLGAKGVGEAGAIAATACVANAVIDALYSHGIRDLDMPMTPERVWQALQNGKS